The following coding sequences are from one Acipenser ruthenus chromosome 7, fAciRut3.2 maternal haplotype, whole genome shotgun sequence window:
- the LOC117414638 gene encoding sulfotransferase 6B1-like yields MTEQTELIHTFNGIPFSTRVSKELLQSLDTFEAREDDVLLVSYPKSGTHWLTEIMRNLYHSHNEDNGVSKVTLTSPLEFGDLSKFDELRNLPNKRLIPTHLNYEMIPVQFKTKKCKMIYVIRNPKDTAVSLYHYYKQNPNLPKIEKWSTFLEMFLKGEVVCGSWIDHVLSWEKNKIDENVLVLYYESMKKESSKLHFIWLF; encoded by the exons ATGACAGAGCAGACTGAGCTCATTCACACCTTCAATGGTATTCCATTTTCTACAAGAGTATCAAAGGAGCTCCTTCAGTCCCTGGACACCTTTGAAGCCAGAGAAGACGACGTGTTATTAGTTTCCTATCCAAAATCAG GCACGCACTGGCTTACAGAGATTATGAGGAATCTGTACCACAGCCACAATGAAGACAATGGGGTTAGCAAAGTGACACTGACATCACCTCTGGAGTTCGGAGATCTCTCCAAGTTCGATGAGCTGAGAAACCTCCCCAACAAGAGGCTCATCCCAACACACCTCAACTATGAAATGATCCCAGTGCAGTTCAAAACGAAAAAATGCAAG aTGATTTATGTGATCAGAAATCCTAAGGACACCGCTGTTTCATTGTACCATTATTACAAGCAGAACCCCAATCTGCCCAAGATTGAGAAGTGGTCCACCTTTTTAGAAATGTTCTTGAAAGGAGAAG TTGTGTGTGGTTCTTGGATTGATCATGTCCTTAGCTGGGAAAAGAATAAAATTGATGAAAATGTCCTTGTTTTGTACTATGAGTCCATGAAGAAGGAGAGTTcaaaattacatttcatttgGTTATTCTGA